In the Oceanispirochaeta sp. M1 genome, one interval contains:
- a CDS encoding penicillin-binding protein activator LpoB: MKRLLVLILAIVSLAGCASTKVTRTSSDEVIDLSGRWNDTDSRLTAEEIVSDCLSRPWIDDYLAENGEKPVVIVGSVRNKSSEHIEVLTFIKDIERELINSGRVRFVASAVEREEVREEREDQQSNSTEETANALAAETGADYMMQGVITSITDAVEGKKVIKYQVSMELIHLQTNEKAWIGENEVKKLIKQSKSKW; encoded by the coding sequence ATGAAAAGACTGTTAGTCCTGATACTGGCAATAGTATCTTTAGCCGGATGTGCATCCACCAAAGTAACAAGAACCTCTTCTGATGAAGTAATCGATTTAAGCGGACGCTGGAACGATACAGATTCCAGACTGACCGCAGAGGAGATCGTCTCTGATTGTCTGTCCAGACCCTGGATAGATGATTATCTTGCAGAGAACGGGGAAAAACCTGTTGTTATTGTGGGATCAGTTCGAAACAAGAGCTCCGAGCATATTGAAGTCCTGACCTTTATCAAAGATATCGAGCGTGAACTGATTAACAGCGGCCGTGTCCGTTTTGTTGCCAGTGCGGTTGAACGTGAGGAAGTCCGTGAAGAGCGTGAAGATCAGCAATCTAATTCAACCGAAGAGACTGCAAACGCTTTGGCCGCAGAAACCGGTGCAGATTATATGATGCAGGGTGTTATCACTTCCATCACAGATGCTGTTGAAGGAAAGAAAGTAATCAAATATCAGGTCAGTATGGAATTGATTCACCTGCAGACAAATGAGAAAGCCTGGATTGGTGAGAACGAAGTCAAAAAATTGATTAAACAATCCAAATCCAAATGGTAA
- a CDS encoding homoserine dehydrogenase, with translation MVNEGKFGVALVGCGIVGGGTARVLTEDIEYLQERTGIPFYLKYVVDKNFDNARSIAVPENLYEEDFNKVIADPDVFLVVELIGGLTVAKKIMTKALEAGKHVVTANKALLAHYGPELFALARKEKVSIGFEASCGGGIPIIKALTDGLLANRIEAMFGIVNGTCNHILTEMTEKGQSYKSALQSAQKAGLAEADPTLDVTGMDSAHKLTIMGSLAFGERVNLDSIPVQGIDTLDLYDIKTARDLGYIMKLLAVARRTDKGLALSVSPCLLHTSHPLARVSGAFNAVSVYGHAVGHTMYMGRGAGSSPTASAVVSDIIATALGITPKAFETLTFWPDRTKPAVQLPPADIISRYYLRFMVQDRPGTVARISAILSEYGISITALQQKEETSAIIPVVMTTHEAGEGAVIKALAAIETLEEVIESPYMIRIVEEHPEKVI, from the coding sequence ATGGTTAATGAGGGAAAATTCGGAGTAGCACTAGTAGGATGCGGCATTGTCGGCGGCGGAACTGCCAGAGTACTTACCGAAGATATCGAGTACCTTCAGGAAAGGACAGGGATTCCCTTTTATCTTAAATATGTGGTGGACAAAAATTTTGATAATGCACGTTCCATTGCTGTTCCTGAGAACCTGTATGAAGAAGATTTTAATAAGGTGATTGCCGATCCTGATGTATTCCTGGTTGTGGAACTCATCGGCGGTCTTACTGTTGCCAAAAAGATAATGACCAAGGCTCTTGAAGCGGGAAAACATGTTGTTACCGCCAACAAGGCTCTTTTAGCCCATTACGGACCGGAGCTTTTTGCCCTGGCCAGAAAAGAGAAGGTCAGCATCGGGTTTGAAGCCAGCTGCGGCGGCGGTATCCCCATTATAAAAGCCCTTACAGACGGTCTGCTTGCAAACCGTATTGAAGCCATGTTCGGTATCGTCAACGGTACCTGCAACCATATACTCACGGAGATGACAGAGAAGGGACAAAGCTACAAGAGCGCCCTTCAGTCGGCCCAGAAAGCAGGCCTGGCGGAAGCGGACCCCACACTGGATGTAACCGGTATGGATTCGGCTCACAAGCTGACCATAATGGGTTCTCTGGCCTTCGGAGAGAGAGTAAACCTTGATTCAATCCCCGTACAGGGAATAGACACTCTGGATCTCTACGATATAAAAACTGCCAGAGATCTGGGATATATAATGAAGCTCCTGGCGGTTGCCAGGAGGACAGATAAGGGTCTGGCACTCAGTGTTTCTCCCTGTCTTCTACACACATCCCATCCCCTGGCCCGGGTCTCCGGAGCCTTTAATGCAGTCAGTGTCTACGGTCATGCCGTAGGACATACCATGTATATGGGTAGAGGAGCCGGAAGCTCACCCACAGCTTCTGCCGTAGTTTCCGATATTATCGCAACTGCTCTCGGGATTACTCCTAAAGCATTCGAAACACTGACCTTCTGGCCCGACAGAACAAAACCGGCGGTTCAGCTTCCTCCAGCAGATATCATAAGCCGCTACTACCTGCGCTTTATGGTACAGGACAGACCTGGAACAGTTGCCCGGATAAGCGCTATTCTCAGTGAATATGGCATAAGCATCACGGCTCTTCAGCAAAAAGAGGAAACATCTGCAATTATCCCTGTTGTTATGACAACTCATGAAGCAGGTGAAGGCGCCGTAATCAAGGCGCTTGCGGCCATTGAGACTCTGGAAGAGGTCATAGAATCACCTTATATGATCCGCATTGTAGAAGAACACCCTGAGAAAGTAATCTAG
- a CDS encoding glycogen/starch/alpha-glucan phosphorylase produces the protein MTGPEVLIKQLEHLLNFHGKNLTPREFLRILSPFISKEMDLRREKTLLQDNKDKVRRLYYFSAEYLTGRLLNQNILALGIREEVVRMAADHNLDLTQILEEEADPGLGNGGLGRLASCFMDSLVHLDLPATGYGICYRFGLFRQEIKDHRQIELADDWQNDDHWGTEDRNTRYTIPLGGSVDISCTDRGELKFHLKPAREFIAIPVDYPVSSTNSDRVHPLRLWKAESPEGFHLDRFNKEFHSEAWASINEAASLTAVLYPGDQGERGKKLRLKQQYFFVSASLQDMMASYRKNHGNSWNDFPDTAVIQLNDTHPVLAIPELMRLLLDGEGLTWDEAWNICQRIFAYTNHTVLEEALEKWPVKYIRDLFPRIMLILEEIQRRLEETPHAPRIINNDTVHMAALAAHGSFSINGVAVLHSDLLKQTVLKDWYTLYPERFNNKTNGITHRRWLMQCNPRLSTLINELIGTDWHKDPSKLSKLRGFDDDSVLQRLSEIKSANKADFTRWLKIEKGLIVQPDSLFDFQVKRIHEYKRQLLNLFTVLSLYIDIKAGIPTGSTPHTFFLGGKAAPGYVMAKEIIYFCGRLSETINNDPLCRDRLSLHFLPGYTVSMAEKIFPASELSQQISTAGKEASGTGNMKFMMNGALTLGTHDGANIEIFRAAGEENNFPFGMKTEEAVSCRETYNPGSYLERNEFVQRIINALNQGILGDPSAFRIILDNLLNHDPYLVLPEIESHSRAVRNAELQYDDKKIWNRKSLQNIAASGIFSSDRTIAEYAAEIWRLTPR, from the coding sequence ATGACCGGTCCTGAAGTCCTGATAAAACAGCTGGAACATTTACTCAATTTCCACGGGAAGAATCTTACTCCCCGTGAATTTCTCCGGATACTGTCTCCTTTCATTTCAAAAGAGATGGACCTCAGAAGAGAAAAAACACTTCTTCAGGATAATAAAGACAAGGTCAGAAGGCTCTATTATTTTTCTGCCGAGTATCTGACCGGCCGCCTTCTGAATCAGAATATTCTGGCCCTGGGTATCAGGGAGGAAGTAGTCCGAATGGCTGCCGATCACAATCTGGATCTGACACAGATACTTGAAGAGGAAGCGGACCCGGGTCTTGGTAATGGTGGACTCGGACGTCTTGCCTCCTGCTTTATGGATTCACTTGTACATCTGGATCTGCCGGCGACAGGATATGGAATATGCTATCGCTTCGGTCTCTTCAGACAGGAAATAAAAGATCACAGACAGATAGAACTTGCCGATGACTGGCAGAACGATGACCATTGGGGAACAGAAGACCGAAATACCCGCTACACCATCCCCCTGGGGGGATCAGTTGATATCAGCTGCACAGATAGGGGAGAGCTGAAGTTCCACCTGAAACCGGCAAGAGAATTCATAGCCATACCCGTTGATTATCCGGTAAGCTCAACAAACAGTGACCGTGTACACCCCCTCCGTCTATGGAAAGCGGAATCTCCGGAAGGATTCCATCTGGACAGATTCAATAAGGAATTTCATTCTGAGGCATGGGCTTCAATCAATGAAGCTGCCTCCCTGACAGCTGTACTCTACCCGGGAGATCAGGGAGAACGCGGGAAAAAACTCCGATTAAAACAGCAGTACTTTTTTGTATCCGCATCATTACAGGATATGATGGCTTCATACCGAAAGAATCATGGAAACTCATGGAATGATTTTCCAGACACAGCAGTGATCCAGCTCAATGATACCCACCCCGTACTTGCCATCCCCGAACTGATGCGTCTGCTTCTGGATGGAGAGGGACTAACATGGGATGAAGCGTGGAATATCTGCCAGAGGATCTTTGCCTACACCAATCATACAGTTCTGGAAGAGGCTCTTGAAAAATGGCCTGTTAAATATATCAGAGATCTGTTCCCGCGGATTATGCTGATTCTTGAAGAAATTCAAAGACGTCTGGAAGAGACCCCTCATGCACCTCGGATAATCAATAACGATACTGTACACATGGCGGCACTGGCAGCCCACGGCAGCTTTTCTATAAACGGAGTAGCTGTACTCCATTCTGATCTCTTGAAACAGACCGTCCTGAAAGACTGGTACACCCTCTACCCCGAACGCTTCAATAATAAGACAAATGGAATAACCCACAGACGATGGCTGATGCAGTGCAATCCCAGACTCAGCACATTGATCAATGAACTCATAGGCACAGACTGGCATAAAGATCCTTCAAAATTATCCAAACTCAGGGGTTTTGATGATGATTCGGTTCTCCAGAGACTTTCAGAGATAAAAAGCGCCAATAAGGCTGATTTTACCCGATGGCTGAAAATAGAGAAGGGTCTTATTGTTCAGCCGGATTCTCTTTTTGACTTCCAGGTTAAAAGAATTCACGAATATAAAAGACAGCTTCTCAATCTTTTCACAGTACTGTCCCTCTATATAGATATAAAGGCCGGGATTCCTACAGGGAGCACTCCCCATACGTTCTTTCTGGGAGGCAAGGCGGCTCCGGGCTATGTGATGGCCAAGGAAATTATCTACTTCTGCGGACGTCTTTCTGAAACTATAAACAATGATCCCCTCTGCAGGGACAGACTTTCACTCCATTTTCTTCCGGGATACACCGTCAGTATGGCAGAAAAGATCTTTCCGGCTTCCGAGCTTTCACAGCAGATATCCACAGCCGGAAAAGAAGCCTCGGGCACAGGAAATATGAAATTCATGATGAATGGGGCTCTCACCCTGGGAACCCATGACGGTGCCAATATTGAGATATTTCGGGCGGCAGGAGAGGAGAACAACTTCCCCTTCGGCATGAAAACTGAAGAAGCCGTCAGCTGCAGAGAAACATACAACCCCGGCAGTTACCTTGAAAGGAATGAATTTGTACAGAGAATCATAAATGCCCTGAATCAGGGTATCCTGGGAGACCCTTCAGCATTCAGAATTATTCTGGATAATCTGCTTAATCATGACCCCTATTTGGTACTGCCCGAAATTGAATCGCACAGCCGGGCTGTCCGTAATGCGGAACTTCAGTATGACGATAAAAAGATATGGAATAGAAAGAGTCTTCAGAATATAGCCGCTTCGGGAATTTTTTCATCCGATAGAACCATCGCTGAATATGCTGCTGAGATCTGGCGGCTCACACCACGCTAA
- a CDS encoding DUF554 domain-containing protein — translation MIAAVVNALAILIGALIGLLLKGKIHDKYENVVFTALGVFTLLLGFTMAQENCNALYMVFSLVVGGLLGTWMGLEDLVLKMGEWLKNRLPGKMGEGQFALGFLDATVLFCVGAMTIVGSFKAGIEKDYSLIFLKSVMDGSVSVLLAAVMGWGVAFSAVSVLIVQGALTILSTWVAPYVDESMIHAVSAVGGCLIMMIGINLLKLKKIKTANFIPAIVLIILFQLADPYIAQFTS, via the coding sequence ATGATTGCAGCAGTAGTTAACGCCCTAGCCATATTAATCGGTGCTCTTATAGGCCTCCTTCTAAAAGGCAAAATCCATGATAAATATGAAAATGTTGTCTTTACAGCCCTGGGAGTTTTTACACTCCTTCTGGGTTTCACTATGGCACAGGAAAACTGTAATGCACTCTATATGGTTTTCTCCCTCGTTGTCGGCGGGCTTCTGGGAACCTGGATGGGGCTTGAAGATCTTGTTCTGAAGATGGGAGAGTGGCTTAAGAATAGACTCCCGGGAAAGATGGGGGAGGGGCAGTTTGCACTTGGCTTTCTGGATGCCACGGTTCTTTTCTGTGTAGGTGCCATGACAATTGTCGGTTCTTTCAAGGCCGGTATTGAAAAGGACTATTCTCTTATATTTCTTAAATCTGTCATGGACGGCTCTGTATCTGTTCTTCTGGCTGCTGTTATGGGATGGGGTGTGGCCTTCTCGGCTGTTTCTGTCCTGATTGTTCAGGGAGCTTTGACTATTCTTTCAACATGGGTGGCTCCTTATGTTGATGAATCCATGATTCATGCGGTTTCCGCCGTGGGTGGTTGTCTGATAATGATGATCGGAATCAACCTGCTCAAATTGAAAAAAATAAAGACGGCAAACTTTATACCTGCCATAGTGCTGATTATTCTGTTTCAGCTTGCAGATCCCTATATCGCCCAGTTCACTTCTTAA
- a CDS encoding vWA domain-containing protein: MRKGIAIFLFITTCILVPLSSQELLIEPGDVYLDMVEDEGFHLWIKQREGMNSVLVTESTADPEKQRDSFALRPYEYNEINGDEPRMLNGEILPNDSGYYYLIDSSPVYNEILGAMAFQIFVPLHLTYGYSWSREGQFELRQGTWLNIRSFEMPYADYSGAYQDNPFVLSSKIKELPPPVIVAEVEKELEDIMEEAAIMTGGEFIRAEDGDEAVDKIGRIITSVEGGTINVVLVVDTTVSMKNDINFIQKKLVPLVKSHIEGFDSFRIGIVMYRDYKEAYLTKEIPFLEDLDQVQWQLNRITVSGGRDIPEAVYEGIFSGISNYEWTGDHRIIIQIGDAPPHEIPMGSITKEMVYSAAADLGISIYPILLPSEY, from the coding sequence ATGAGAAAAGGTATAGCCATTTTTTTATTTATTACAACATGCATCCTCGTTCCGCTGAGTTCTCAGGAACTTTTAATTGAACCGGGAGATGTATATCTCGATATGGTGGAAGATGAGGGGTTTCATCTCTGGATAAAGCAGCGGGAGGGGATGAACTCTGTTCTTGTTACTGAATCCACTGCCGACCCTGAAAAGCAGAGAGACTCTTTTGCTCTGCGGCCTTATGAGTATAACGAGATTAACGGAGATGAACCCCGCATGCTTAACGGTGAGATTCTCCCCAATGACAGCGGTTATTACTACCTTATAGATTCTTCTCCCGTATATAACGAGATTCTGGGAGCCATGGCTTTTCAGATTTTTGTTCCTCTTCATCTCACATATGGTTATTCATGGAGCAGGGAAGGGCAGTTTGAACTGCGTCAGGGAACATGGCTGAATATAAGATCCTTCGAGATGCCCTATGCTGACTATTCTGGAGCCTATCAGGATAATCCCTTTGTTCTGTCCTCAAAGATAAAAGAGCTGCCTCCTCCTGTTATTGTGGCGGAAGTGGAAAAGGAACTTGAAGATATTATGGAAGAAGCTGCCATCATGACTGGCGGTGAATTTATCCGTGCTGAAGACGGTGATGAGGCTGTAGATAAAATCGGCAGGATAATCACCTCTGTAGAGGGCGGAACTATTAATGTGGTACTGGTTGTGGATACTACAGTCAGTATGAAAAACGATATCAACTTCATTCAGAAGAAGCTTGTTCCTCTGGTAAAAAGTCATATAGAAGGATTTGATTCCTTCAGAATCGGTATTGTTATGTACAGGGATTATAAAGAAGCATATCTGACTAAGGAGATACCTTTCCTTGAAGATCTTGATCAGGTGCAGTGGCAGCTTAACCGTATTACGGTTTCAGGGGGGCGAGATATCCCCGAAGCTGTCTATGAAGGTATATTCAGTGGGATTTCCAACTATGAATGGACTGGAGATCACCGGATTATTATCCAGATCGGAGACGCTCCTCCCCATGAGATTCCCATGGGAAGCATCACCAAGGAGATGGTATACTCTGCGGCAGCAGATCTTGGAATTTCAATTTATCCAATACTGCTCCCGTCAGAATACTGA
- a CDS encoding Ig-like domain-containing protein, with protein MLNIPYKKVLKLTVPLICISLAGCSLQYSDDILTEPDLSPPRLLEISPTESPEIRILFDEAVYPENENITLDTGDMAGLSTVEENTIVLLPEKALIPGKQYRAALTVEDSSGNSCRFVLPFWGWNPNIPDLLINEFNPEGSGNNPDCIELYTTKSGDTAGMCLYYGTKQHYEYRYILPSLKLETGEYLIIHCRREYTADEISEKDDKTLSTGKLSSDEAWDIWLPEDSGLSGANGIISIYNAPEGILQDGVIYSERSSDLEDDTLGWTSRTFDAAADLYEGGFWIFSSELIPPEEAIASHYTTGTRSLCRSSNSVDSDRKEDWHTVPTGGKSFGSANSDEIYVIPP; from the coding sequence ATGCTCAATATTCCATATAAAAAAGTTCTGAAACTCACTGTGCCTCTGATCTGTATTTCTCTCGCAGGCTGCTCTCTTCAATACAGTGATGATATTCTGACTGAACCCGACCTTTCTCCTCCGAGACTTCTGGAAATCAGCCCCACAGAAAGTCCGGAAATCAGGATTCTATTTGATGAGGCTGTTTATCCGGAAAATGAAAATATAACCCTTGATACAGGAGACATGGCCGGTCTCAGCACAGTTGAAGAAAATACAATTGTACTTCTTCCGGAAAAGGCTCTAATTCCGGGAAAGCAGTACAGGGCGGCACTGACGGTGGAAGACAGCAGCGGAAACAGCTGCCGTTTTGTTCTTCCCTTCTGGGGATGGAATCCGAATATCCCGGATCTGTTGATAAATGAATTTAATCCTGAGGGTTCAGGGAACAATCCTGACTGTATTGAACTTTATACAACCAAATCCGGAGACACCGCCGGTATGTGTTTATACTACGGAACAAAACAACATTATGAGTACCGCTATATCCTTCCTTCCCTCAAGCTGGAGACCGGTGAATATCTCATCATCCACTGCCGCCGGGAGTACACTGCCGATGAAATCTCTGAAAAAGATGACAAGACTCTGTCCACAGGAAAACTTAGTTCAGATGAGGCATGGGATATCTGGCTTCCCGAAGACTCGGGACTCTCAGGGGCCAACGGGATTATCAGCATCTATAATGCTCCCGAGGGGATACTACAGGACGGAGTTATCTATTCTGAGAGAAGCTCGGATCTTGAAGATGATACTCTTGGGTGGACCAGCAGGACATTTGATGCTGCGGCTGATCTTTATGAAGGGGGGTTCTGGATATTCAGTTCTGAACTGATTCCTCCCGAAGAAGCCATAGCCTCTCACTATACAACGGGAACAAGATCATTATGCAGGAGTAGTAATTCTGTAGATTCTGACAGGAAGGAAGACTGGCATACAGTCCCTACGGGCGGGAAGAGCTTCGGATCAGCCAACTCAGATGAGATATATGTAATCCCGCCCTGA
- the trxA gene encoding thioredoxin translates to MSEVILTDETFEQEVLKSDVPVLIDFWAEWCVPCKMLGPLIAEVAEEYAGKIKVCKANVDDAPESSGRYNIQSIPTLMVFNKGEVVKQNVGVIPRDAIEEMFKDLV, encoded by the coding sequence ATGTCAGAAGTAATCCTTACGGATGAAACATTTGAGCAGGAAGTATTGAAGTCTGATGTTCCCGTCCTGATCGACTTTTGGGCCGAGTGGTGTGTACCTTGTAAAATGCTAGGTCCCCTAATCGCCGAAGTTGCTGAAGAATATGCCGGTAAAATCAAGGTGTGCAAAGCAAATGTAGATGATGCCCCTGAATCGTCCGGTAGATATAATATTCAGAGTATTCCCACTCTTATGGTTTTTAATAAGGGTGAAGTTGTAAAACAGAATGTCGGTGTAATCCCCCGGGATGCCATCGAAGAGATGTTCAAGGATCTGGTCTGA
- a CDS encoding AraC family transcriptional regulator, whose translation MKQKETCYFNGLHFLHWVSRDNYIHRGDRSYMDYYTLQYLKAGRIWLQIDDHPREVLTAPAAWMTFPGPRFRYGNLPDTVWSHSYVAFAGPRAEKFVDSGLFPSIHALPVIPLSDDTEYCHLFESLLIALNQEQWKRGTHLLEGLLLEMQEPSVAEEPENSLDRKILVKAHEITRKPEAEYDFHRISAAWGISYDYFRHRFKLVCHKAPGDFLLGERLKKGSSLLRTTGLPVKMVAAQSGIDDIYYFTKLFKRCYQLPPGRYRKEFREE comes from the coding sequence TTGAAACAGAAGGAAACATGCTATTTCAATGGGCTTCACTTTCTGCACTGGGTTTCCCGGGATAATTATATCCACAGAGGTGACCGCTCATACATGGACTACTATACTCTCCAGTATCTGAAGGCAGGGCGTATTTGGTTACAGATCGATGACCATCCCCGGGAAGTTCTTACTGCCCCGGCGGCCTGGATGACTTTCCCCGGGCCGCGTTTCCGTTATGGAAATCTCCCGGATACTGTCTGGTCTCATTCATATGTAGCATTTGCGGGGCCTAGAGCAGAGAAATTTGTAGATAGTGGTCTTTTTCCATCGATTCATGCTCTTCCTGTTATACCCTTAAGTGATGATACGGAATATTGCCATCTCTTTGAGTCTCTCCTCATAGCTTTGAATCAGGAGCAATGGAAGAGGGGGACTCATCTGCTGGAGGGGCTTTTGTTGGAAATGCAGGAACCTTCAGTGGCGGAGGAACCGGAGAATTCTCTGGATAGAAAGATTCTGGTTAAAGCCCATGAGATTACCAGGAAACCGGAAGCCGAATATGATTTTCACAGGATCAGTGCCGCCTGGGGGATCTCTTATGACTATTTCCGTCACCGGTTTAAACTTGTGTGTCATAAAGCCCCGGGTGATTTTTTATTGGGGGAGCGCTTGAAAAAGGGGAGTTCTCTACTACGCACCACAGGATTACCAGTTAAAATGGTGGCGGCCCAATCGGGTATTGATGACATCTACTATTTTACTAAACTCTTCAAGCGCTGTTATCAGCTTCCTCCAGGGCGTTACAGAAAAGAGTTCCGGGAGGAATAA